A genomic stretch from Lathyrus oleraceus cultivar Zhongwan6 chromosome 2, CAAS_Psat_ZW6_1.0, whole genome shotgun sequence includes:
- the LOC127121372 gene encoding L-tryptophan--pyruvate aminotransferase 1: MVVARDGSSSPLEESNGTTIPLSNLSYDSFVNVDRGDPVGFRKFWEKLSEEAKVEIKGDEVMSYFGDKNLCWYMLPQMRNAILRLHKVVGNANTEDKYIVLGTGSSHLYLSLLYALSSQKPSHIPFNVVAAAPHYSEYEGPVNILQSKLFQWSGDASVYDKDEPYIELVTSPNNPDGTIRTPVVKSDAEGNVVYDLAYYWPQYTPINHELNQDIMLFTFSKCTGHAGSRIGWALVKDIEIAKKMVLFLHLSSIGVSKESQVRAAKIIEVICDGHENSKSTPSDRLFFEYSKEMMKERWEKLKAAVEQSKVFTLPKYPSAYCHFTKEISEQYPAFAWLKSVEGIEDAESYLEKLKILTRGGKQFGVDAAYVRISMIGTDDEFIELCTRLENAKIE, encoded by the exons ATGGTGGTTGCTAGAGACGGTTCATCATCTCCTTTGGAAGAATCCAATGGCACGACGATACCTCTCTCCAATCTCTCATACGATTCCTTTGTCAATGTTGACAG GGGTGATCCAGTGGGATTCAGGAAATTCTGGGAGAAATTGAGTGAAGAAGCAAAAGTGGAGATTAAAGGAGATGAAGTAATGAGTTACTTTGGTGATAAAAACTTGTGTTGGTACATGTTACCACAAATGAGGAATGCAATATTGAGGCTTCACAAAGTGGTTGGGAATGCAAACACAGAAGATAAGTATATAGTGTTAGGGACTGGTTCTTCTCATCTTTACCTTTCTCTTTTGTATGCACTCTCATCTCAAAAACCCTCTCATATTCCCTTcaatgttgttgctgctgctccTCATTATTCG GAATATGAAGGACCGGTAAATATCCTTCAATCAAAGCTATTTCAATGGAGCGGTGATGCTTCAGTGTATGACAAGGATGAACCTTATATAGAGCTTGTGACCTCTCCCAATAACCCTGATGGAACTATCAGAACACCTGTGGTGAAGTCTGATGCAGAAGGGAATGTTGTTTATGACTTGGCCTATTATTGGCCACAATACACTCCCATTAATCATGAGCTTAACCAAGATATTATGCTCTTCACATTCTCCAAATGCACCGGTCACGCCGGTTCTCGTATCGG GTGGGCGCTTGTGAAGGACATTGAAATTGCAAAGAAGATGGTACTATTCTTGCACCTAAGCTCCATTGGTGTGTCAAAAGAATCCCAAGTTCGAGCTGCTAAGATTATTGAAGTGATTTGTGATGGCCACGAAAATTCCAAGTCCACTCCATCAGACCGCCTCTTTTTCGAATATAGCAAAGAGATGATGAAAGAAAGGTGGGAGAAACTTAAGGCAGCTGTTGAGCAAAGCAAGGTCTTTACCTTGCCAAAGTATCCATCCGCCTATTGTcacttcactaaggaaatatCCGAGCAATATCCTG CTTTTGCTTGGTTGAAGTCTGTGGAGGGCATAGAAGATGCTGAGAGTTATTTGGAAAAACTGAAGATTCTTACAAGAGGAGGGAAACAATTCGGTGTCGATGCAGCGTATGTTAGGATTAGCATGATTGGGACAGATGATGAGTTCATTGAATTGTGTACAAGGTTGGAAAATGCTAAAATAGAATGA